The DNA sequence TCGCGTCGTACTCCTGATGGAGTTCCTGTTTCTCCCAGAGTAGCTCGTGGAGGAGTTCGAACCGTGGGTAATCGTCGCGACTCATGTTCTGCATCCCGGTCTCGTAGGATATCTTCTGCTCCAGATTCGAGGTGAAGTCTCCGAGCATGTCGTGACTCGGGACGATATCGACGCCTTCGGCCGTCGTTTCGATGAGGTCGTCGAAGTCGCCGTCCGGCATGTCGAGGATATGTTTGACCAGATTGTCAGCATCTGGTTCGCTTCGGTGTTCGCCGGCGTCGAACAGGCTCGTCAGGTTCCCCTCTTGGGGGTCGAGGTCTATCACGAGGGTATTTTGACCCATTCGCTCCAACGCGACGGCGAGGTTGGCCGTCATCGTCGTCTTGTACGTTCCACCCGACTCGGAGTAGATTACAGTCGTTATCATATCCGCCGGATTTCGCCCGCTGTACTATAAATCTGTGTCAGACACATGGAGCAGATATCTGTGATAGGCGTCTGTCATAGTAGTCTGTAACAGGTATCTGTAATCACTCACGTATGGCGATTAGATAGCATCTATTACAGACTCACCATTGGATGTTACAGATGTCTATTACAGACTCACCATTGGATGTTACAGATGTCTATTACAGTCACTGATTACAGACTTTTGTGGCAGACTACTGCATTCGAATAACACTGTAAACTGTGGTCATATATCTATTATAGTCCTCTGTGACGGGTCATCGTCACCGAATTCTGCCACCCATATCTATTACAGAAATCTATAACAGACAGCAATAACAGCCATTCTTCACAGACAGTAATTACAGACAGATGTTGCAGAAGCCCGTGACAGGTAACCGTATGGGTTCTGGGGGATAGTCGTGAGTACGTCCTAGCGGTCAGCTATCACGACAGCGTCCTGAATCGCGTCGTCGGCACCGAACGCGCCGGCGCAGTATCAGACGGACGTGCTTTCGCTGCCGGTGGCGTAGGGGCCATGCCTCGTCTTCGAGTTCGGAAATCCACAGGGTCCTGCGCCGTCGAAGACGAGTCTGACCACTCGAGCCGTGATACGTACGTACTGGATGGCGGTGACCGTGGGGCCGCGACTAGAGACCTTCGCTCGATAGAACCGGGAAAACAGAGTCAGTCAGAGTTCGACGGGCGAAGCGTCCTCGACGTCGAACCGCGTCACTTCCGGCTCGCCAGCCAGAAGGTCCGGGAGCGCTCGCTCGAACTCCTCGAAGTGGTCCGTCTCCGCGTGCGCTTCGAACGCTGCCTCGTCTTCGTACTGTTCGAAAAACCGAAACAGGTTCGAATCGTCGATATCCGTCGCGACTCGGTAGTCGATGACACCGTCCTCTTGTCGTGAGTCCTCCGCGAGCGACTCGATTAAGTCGAGCGCTTCGCCGCGGTTATCGGGGTCAATCGGAAACGTCGCGTGAACTACGAGCATAACGCTTGCGACTACGGTCAGGAGACGTAAAGTCGCTCCCCTAGCGACAGTTCGACCGGTCTAGACGAACAAAATCAGTCGTTCCTATTGACCGGGGGGTCTCTGAGCCGCTCGTTTCTGCGAGGTCACCGAAGCGGTTGGACGTGCCGAGCGGGCCTAGTGGTGGTGGTGGTGATGCTGGCTGCTTCCGCCGGGTGAGAACTGTCCGGTGAACGCCCGCTGGACGACCTCCGGCAAGGCGGGGTGGACGTGGACCGATTCGCGGATGTCTTGGACGGTCCCCGACCCTGCTTGCATCGCCACCACGACCTCCTGAATCAGCGTCGAGGCGTCCGGTCCGATGATGTGACACCCCAGAATCTCACCCTCCATATCGACGAGTACCTTCACGAACCCCTCGGCATGCATCGCGTCGCCGCGGGCGGTGTCCTCGTACCGATACGTGTTGGTCGCGTACTCGCGGTCGGCCGCCCGTAGCGCCTCCTCGTGCGCGCCGACGCCCGCGACCTCGGGCGACCCGAACACCGCGAACGGAATCGCCGTGTAGTCGATTGG is a window from the Halorussus sp. MSC15.2 genome containing:
- a CDS encoding putative quinol monooxygenase, which gives rise to MLVVHATFPIDPDNRGEALDLIESLAEDSRQEDGVIDYRVATDIDDSNLFRFFEQYEDEAAFEAHAETDHFEEFERALPDLLAGEPEVTRFDVEDASPVEL